In Candidatus Sedimenticola sp. (ex Thyasira tokunagai), the following proteins share a genomic window:
- the rplB gene encoding 50S ribosomal protein L2: MAIVKTKPTSAGRRFVVKVVNPDLHKGEPHGPLLEKKSKSGGRNNNGRITTRHRGGGHKQRYRVIDFKRDKDGIAGTIERIEYDPNRTANIALIKYADGERRYIIAPKGVSAGDVIESGEAVEIRSGNCLPIRNIPLGSILHCIEIKSGKGAQMARSAGTSAQLVAREGEYATLRLRSGEMRKVRSECRAVIGEVSNSEHSLRKLGKAGATRWRGVRPTVRGVVMNPVDHPHGGGEGRTSGGRHPVSPWGTPTKGFKTRTNKRTDKMIVRRRNRK, translated from the coding sequence ATGGCAATCGTTAAAACCAAACCAACATCAGCCGGACGCCGGTTTGTAGTCAAGGTTGTAAATCCTGACTTGCACAAGGGTGAGCCTCACGGCCCGCTTTTGGAAAAGAAGAGCAAGAGCGGCGGTCGTAACAATAACGGGCGTATTACTACTCGTCATCGTGGCGGTGGTCATAAGCAGCGTTATCGTGTGATTGATTTCAAGCGTGATAAGGACGGCATTGCCGGAACTATAGAACGTATTGAATACGATCCGAATCGGACTGCAAATATTGCACTCATAAAATATGCCGATGGCGAGCGTCGTTACATTATCGCTCCCAAGGGTGTCAGTGCAGGTGACGTTATAGAATCAGGCGAAGCGGTTGAGATTCGTTCCGGCAACTGTTTGCCTATACGAAATATCCCACTTGGTTCGATCCTTCACTGTATCGAGATCAAGAGTGGAAAGGGTGCACAGATGGCGCGCTCCGCCGGCACATCAGCTCAGCTGGTTGCGCGAGAGGGTGAGTATGCTACCCTTCGCCTCCGCTCAGGTGAGATGCGTAAGGTTCGCTCTGAGTGCCGAGCGGTTATCGGTGAGGTCAGTAACTCTGAGCATAGCCTGCGGAAATTGGGTAAAGCAGGTGCCACACGCTGGCGCGGTGTTCGACCAACCGTACGCGGTGTGGTGATGAACCCGGTAGACCATCCACATGGTGGTGGTGAGGGCCGTACTTCGGGTGGTCGTCACCCAGTAAGCCCATGGGGAACGCCGACCAAGGGCTTCAAGACTCGTACTAACAAGCGCACGGATAAGATGATTGTGCGTCGTCGCAATCGTAAATAA
- the rpsS gene encoding 30S ribosomal protein S19, which yields MPRSIKKGPFIDHHLVKKVDEAVASKVKRPIKTWSRRSMVSPDMVGLTIAIYNGRQHVPVLVSENMVGHKLGEFAVTRTYRGHVADKKSKH from the coding sequence GTGCCACGTTCAATTAAAAAAGGCCCGTTCATCGATCACCATCTTGTTAAGAAGGTGGATGAAGCGGTCGCCAGCAAAGTCAAACGTCCAATTAAGACTTGGTCGCGTCGTTCCATGGTTTCACCGGATATGGTGGGATTGACTATCGCGATCTACAACGGGCGCCAACATGTACCAGTTCTGGTTTCTGAGAATATGGTTGGTCACAAACTCGGTGAGTTTGCTGTGACACGCACCTATCGCGGTCACGTGGCTGACAAGAAATCTAAACACTAA
- the rplV gene encoding 50S ribosomal protein L22 has protein sequence MQALAKLRYARISAQKGRLVADQIRGLPVEKALETLTFSKKKGADLMKKVLDSAIANAENNEGADIDELKVSAVMVDEGPTMKRIRARAKGRAARILKRSSHITVTVSDK, from the coding sequence ATGCAGGCACTGGCTAAATTGCGCTATGCGCGCATCTCGGCACAGAAGGGCCGTCTGGTCGCAGACCAGATCCGAGGTCTCCCCGTGGAGAAGGCTCTAGAGACTCTCACCTTCAGTAAGAAGAAGGGAGCAGACCTGATGAAAAAGGTGCTCGACTCTGCAATTGCAAATGCAGAGAACAATGAGGGAGCGGATATTGATGAATTGAAGGTTTCAGCTGTCATGGTTGACGAAGGGCCGACAATGAAACGTATTCGTGCACGTGCAAAAGGGCGTGCAGCTCGGATTTTGAAACGCAGCAGTCACATTACCGTGACTGTCTCGGACAAGTAA
- the rpsC gene encoding 30S ribosomal protein S3 encodes MGQKVHPTGIRLGIVKQHTSKWFAESKDYANLLNADLEVRDYLKKRLSQASVSRIQIDRPAKNAHITIHTARPGIVIGKKGEDIDKLRTEVSRRMGVPVHVSVEEIRKPELDAQLVAEGITQQLERRVMFRRAMKRSVQTTMRLGAGGIKIHISGRLNGAEIARSEWYREGRVPLHTLRADIDYGFAEANTTYGIIGVKVWVFKGEVFDGVPQEEEKAPKRKPRKRD; translated from the coding sequence ATGGGTCAGAAAGTACATCCTACAGGTATACGGCTTGGCATCGTCAAACAGCATACCTCCAAGTGGTTTGCTGAATCGAAAGACTATGCCAACCTCCTGAATGCAGATCTTGAGGTGCGTGATTATCTTAAGAAACGCCTCTCTCAGGCATCGGTCAGTCGTATCCAGATCGACCGTCCAGCTAAAAATGCCCACATTACCATCCATACGGCTCGCCCCGGTATCGTGATCGGGAAAAAGGGTGAGGATATCGATAAACTGCGTACTGAAGTATCACGCAGGATGGGTGTTCCTGTTCACGTCAGTGTTGAAGAGATCCGCAAGCCGGAACTGGACGCACAGTTGGTTGCAGAGGGTATCACCCAGCAGTTGGAGCGTCGTGTCATGTTCCGTCGTGCCATGAAGCGTTCAGTTCAGACTACCATGCGTCTGGGTGCAGGTGGTATCAAGATACATATATCGGGACGCCTCAATGGTGCAGAGATTGCGCGTAGCGAGTGGTATAGAGAGGGGCGCGTTCCCCTGCATACCTTGCGTGCGGATATCGACTATGGCTTTGCAGAAGCCAATACAACCTACGGCATTATTGGCGTGAAGGTCTGGGTCTTCAAGGGTGAGGTCTTCGATGGTGTTCCCCAGGAAGAAGAGAAGGCGCCAAAGCGTAAGCCGCGGAAGAGGGATTAA
- the rplP gene encoding 50S ribosomal protein L16 encodes MLMPKRTKFRKQMKGRNRGLAERGGKVSFGEFGLQAIGRGRLTSRQIEAARRTITRQVKRGGKLWIRVFPDKPITSKPLEVRQGKGKGNVEYWVAQIQPGRMLYEIEGIDEETAREAFTLAAAKLPFKTAFAKRTVL; translated from the coding sequence ATGTTAATGCCGAAACGGACAAAATTCCGTAAACAGATGAAGGGCCGCAATCGCGGTCTTGCAGAACGAGGTGGTAAGGTTAGCTTCGGTGAGTTTGGCCTGCAGGCCATTGGTCGCGGTAGACTGACTTCACGTCAGATTGAGGCTGCGCGTCGTACCATCACCCGTCAGGTAAAGCGTGGTGGTAAGTTGTGGATTCGTGTATTCCCAGACAAGCCGATCACCAGTAAGCCTCTCGAAGTGCGACAGGGTAAAGGCAAGGGTAACGTAGAGTACTGGGTTGCCCAGATCCAGCCGGGTCGCATGCTGTATGAAATTGAGGGCATTGATGAGGAGACGGCGCGCGAGGCATTTACCCTTGCAGCAGCTAAGCTCCCGTTTAAAACCGCCTTCGCAAAACGGACGGTACTGTGA
- the rpmC gene encoding 50S ribosomal protein L29, which translates to MKATELRAKSPAELEESLLELRKEQFNLRMQRGSGQLSRPSEMNRVRKTIARIKTVLNEMRAGEAS; encoded by the coding sequence ATGAAAGCTACAGAACTAAGGGCCAAGAGCCCGGCCGAACTGGAAGAGTCTCTGCTGGAATTGCGCAAAGAGCAGTTCAATCTGCGCATGCAGCGTGGATCCGGACAACTGAGTCGTCCATCAGAGATGAACCGGGTGCGAAAAACCATTGCCCGTATTAAAACCGTTTTGAATGAAATGAGAGCAGGTGAAGCATCATGA
- the rpsQ gene encoding 30S ribosomal protein S17 — protein MSEQEVSNRTLQGRVVSDKMDKTVTVMVERQVKHPLYGKYIRRSTKIHAHDESNECGLGDVVIIEQCRPLSKSKTWRLVTVVEKAS, from the coding sequence ATGAGCGAGCAGGAAGTTAGCAATCGCACGCTCCAGGGGCGCGTGGTCAGCGACAAGATGGATAAAACCGTCACTGTTATGGTTGAGCGTCAGGTGAAGCATCCGCTCTACGGAAAATACATTCGCCGTTCCACTAAGATTCACGCTCATGACGAAAGCAATGAGTGTGGGTTGGGTGACGTGGTTATCATTGAACAGTGCCGTCCGCTATCAAAGAGCAAGACCTGGCGTCTGGTCACGGTTGTTGAAAAAGCATCCTGA
- the rplN gene encoding 50S ribosomal protein L14 — protein MIQMQTMLNVADNSGAKRVQCIKVLGGSHRRYAGIGDIIKVSIKDAMPRGKVKKGDVYNAVVVRTKKGVRRSDGSMIRFDGNAAVLLNTQLQPIGTRIFGPVTRELRGERFMKIISLAPEVL, from the coding sequence ATGATCCAGATGCAGACAATGCTGAACGTTGCCGACAATAGCGGTGCAAAGCGAGTCCAGTGCATAAAAGTACTGGGCGGCTCGCACCGCCGTTATGCCGGTATCGGGGATATTATTAAAGTGAGCATCAAGGATGCCATGCCCCGGGGTAAGGTAAAAAAGGGTGACGTCTATAACGCTGTTGTTGTTCGCACAAAGAAAGGCGTTCGTCGTTCTGACGGTTCTATGATCCGTTTTGACGGTAACGCTGCTGTTTTGCTGAACACCCAACTGCAGCCTATCGGAACCCGTATATTCGGACCGGTTACCCGTGAACTGCGTGGCGAGCGTTTTATGAAAATCATCTCGCTCGCGCCAGAAGTGCTCTAA
- the rplX gene encoding 50S ribosomal protein L24, which produces MRKIKKGDLVVVIAGKDKGKQGTVLQVIDDKVVVENINIVKKHTKPNPVKGDQGGILDKEMPMDASNVAIYNSTSGKADRVGVKSLDDGRKVRYFKSNGEVVDI; this is translated from the coding sequence TTGCGTAAAATTAAGAAAGGTGACCTGGTCGTTGTCATTGCCGGCAAGGACAAAGGTAAGCAGGGTACCGTCCTGCAAGTGATCGACGATAAAGTCGTCGTTGAAAACATCAATATAGTGAAGAAGCACACCAAACCAAATCCGGTGAAGGGTGATCAAGGCGGCATCCTGGATAAGGAAATGCCGATGGATGCATCCAATGTTGCCATTTACAATTCGACCAGCGGAAAGGCTGATCGTGTAGGTGTCAAGAGTCTGGATGATGGACGCAAGGTGCGCTACTTCAAATCCAACGGCGAAGTCGTGGATATCTGA
- the rplE gene encoding 50S ribosomal protein L5 — protein MARLQQLYNDEIVGKLKEQFSFKSVMEVPKITKITLNMGVGDAIGDKKVMEHAVSDMVKISGQKPIVTKARKSVAAFKVREAWPIGCKVTLRGERMYEFLDRLINIAIPRIRDFRGMNAKSFDGRGNYSMGVKEQIMFPEIDYDKIDTLRGLDITFSTTAKTDEEGRALLASFKFPFKN, from the coding sequence ATGGCAAGATTACAGCAACTTTACAACGACGAGATCGTAGGCAAGCTGAAAGAGCAGTTCAGCTTTAAGAGCGTCATGGAAGTCCCAAAGATCACTAAGATCACACTTAACATGGGTGTTGGTGATGCGATTGGTGATAAAAAAGTGATGGAGCATGCCGTCAGCGATATGGTGAAGATCTCAGGTCAGAAGCCCATTGTTACCAAAGCGCGTAAATCCGTTGCCGCTTTCAAGGTGCGTGAAGCCTGGCCTATCGGCTGCAAGGTGACACTGCGCGGTGAGCGTATGTATGAGTTCCTTGATCGCCTGATCAATATCGCAATTCCTCGTATCCGTGATTTTCGCGGCATGAATGCCAAGTCATTCGATGGCCGTGGTAATTACAGTATGGGTGTGAAAGAGCAGATTATGTTTCCAGAGATCGATTACGATAAAATCGATACTCTTCGTGGTCTGGATATTACTTTCAGTACTACTGCAAAGACTGACGAAGAGGGGCGTGCACTGCTCGCCTCCTTTAAATTTCCTTTCAAAAACTAA
- the rpsN gene encoding 30S ribosomal protein S14: protein MAKKSMIAREVKRAKTVAKYAEKRAELKAVIINPNSTTEEVDDAVLKLQKMPRDASPARRQNRCRATGRPHSVYRKFGLCRNKLREAAMRGDVPGLVKASW from the coding sequence ATGGCAAAAAAGAGCATGATCGCTCGCGAAGTGAAGCGGGCCAAGACAGTTGCTAAGTATGCTGAGAAGCGTGCGGAGTTAAAGGCTGTCATTATCAATCCGAATAGCACCACCGAAGAGGTGGATGATGCTGTTCTCAAACTACAGAAGATGCCTCGTGATGCGTCGCCTGCGCGTCGGCAGAATCGCTGTCGTGCTACAGGCCGCCCACACTCGGTCTATCGTAAGTTTGGACTCTGCCGCAACAAGCTACGTGAAGCGGCTATGCGCGGTGATGTTCCCGGGCTTGTAAAAGCCAGCTGGTAA
- the rpsH gene encoding 30S ribosomal protein S8, with protein MSMSDPIADMLTRIRNGQQVAKVAVSMPSSKQKSAVAQLLLDEGYIKGFSSTDDAKSTLNVELKYFQGKPVIELLQRVSRPGLRVYKGAKELPKVRGGLGIAVISTSKGLMSDRAARAAGHGGEVLAYVA; from the coding sequence ATGAGTATGTCTGATCCAATCGCAGACATGTTGACCCGTATTCGTAACGGTCAGCAGGTCGCGAAGGTGGCTGTTTCCATGCCATCGTCAAAACAGAAAAGTGCCGTTGCCCAGCTATTGCTGGACGAGGGTTACATCAAAGGTTTCTCAAGCACTGATGATGCTAAAAGCACTCTCAATGTTGAGCTGAAATACTTTCAGGGCAAACCGGTTATCGAGCTTCTACAGCGCGTCAGTCGGCCGGGTCTACGAGTCTATAAGGGCGCTAAAGAGCTTCCGAAGGTTCGCGGTGGACTGGGTATTGCCGTCATTTCCACATCCAAAGGTCTGATGTCTGATCGTGCTGCCCGCGCTGCGGGTCATGGCGGCGAAGTCCTGGCCTATGTGGCGTAA